The following are from one region of the Jeongeupia sp. USM3 genome:
- a CDS encoding pilus assembly PilX N-terminal domain-containing protein, whose amino-acid sequence MADYRMHRQAGLATLAVTLILVFIATTAALYANKNAFVFQKSSANHYQHLKAFEAAEAGANELAARLQADVALLTDNVPGNDGNTVLLQKAASSGGARCANGAIDSAYIFKSSYSNYVAGVSPASDRYRFAAGRYFSNALPLLTASAGVNPGLAYRAQAFLDGGTVSIVSEGCADDATATPSITAPACANDGPKAQVRTQIKLPAMINTGNNALINKGYMDIFGAVHVAPDAGAPTPNCDVVTGGTLTHTGSAGYQQTSVPEIAGLSSDNFFKMIFGADKAAVKANASVVTPTTGCPAIAAGTSVLWIEGNWTLTSGCTLSTGNPLVVIVNGNLTQNGGELQVTGFLYAQNVNRNTQITVNGAAAFDGNMDGLIPNGPADGNATHAAYGSTAIYYNPDKFKVAPLTQGSGVAGSWVDF is encoded by the coding sequence ATGGCCGATTACCGCATGCACAGGCAGGCTGGACTGGCGACCTTAGCCGTAACGCTGATTCTGGTATTCATTGCCACCACTGCGGCGCTGTATGCCAACAAGAATGCCTTCGTCTTTCAGAAAAGCTCGGCCAATCACTATCAGCACCTCAAGGCATTTGAGGCGGCAGAGGCCGGTGCAAACGAACTGGCAGCACGGCTCCAGGCTGATGTTGCATTGCTCACGGACAACGTTCCGGGCAATGACGGGAACACAGTGCTACTGCAGAAGGCCGCCAGCAGCGGCGGAGCGAGATGCGCCAACGGTGCGATTGACTCGGCATACATATTCAAAAGCAGTTATTCCAACTACGTTGCCGGCGTATCCCCGGCAAGCGACCGGTACAGATTCGCTGCAGGCAGGTATTTTTCCAACGCACTTCCGCTGCTGACCGCGTCTGCGGGCGTCAATCCGGGTCTGGCCTATCGCGCCCAGGCTTTTCTGGATGGCGGAACGGTTTCCATCGTCAGCGAAGGCTGCGCCGACGATGCCACGGCCACGCCGTCGATCACCGCGCCGGCCTGTGCCAATGACGGCCCCAAAGCGCAGGTCAGGACGCAAATCAAGCTGCCTGCCATGATCAATACCGGCAACAATGCCCTGATCAACAAGGGCTATATGGACATATTCGGTGCAGTCCATGTGGCCCCCGACGCTGGCGCCCCGACGCCCAACTGTGATGTCGTCACCGGCGGAACACTGACTCATACCGGTTCCGCAGGGTATCAGCAGACCAGCGTTCCGGAAATTGCCGGCCTCAGCAGCGACAACTTCTTCAAGATGATATTTGGCGCCGATAAAGCCGCGGTCAAGGCCAATGCTTCGGTCGTCACCCCCACCACTGGCTGCCCCGCCATTGCCGCTGGTACGTCAGTGCTCTGGATAGAAGGAAACTGGACACTCACATCGGGATGTACCCTTTCCACTGGAAATCCGCTGGTCGTCATCGTCAATGGCAATCTGACCCAGAATGGCGGCGAATTGCAGGTCACCGGATTCCTGTATGCCCAGAACGTAAACCGGAACACCCAGATTACGGTCAACGGAGCTGCGGCCTTCGATGGCAACATGGATGGCCTCATCCCCAACGGCCCCGCCGACGGCAACGCGACGCATGCCGCCTATGGCAGTACGGCCATCTACTATAACCCGGACAAATTCAAGGTCGCCCCCCTGACCCAAGGCAGCGGTGTGGCCGGTAGTTGGGTCGATTTCTGA
- a CDS encoding prepilin-type N-terminal cleavage/methylation domain-containing protein: MSKQNGFSLIEVLISAVIIGVAAIVLARFQGEMMRGTMLAGERNEAVFLAQTKLEEARQAMLQTAGAVAAGATTVTGRTTSFTVTTAVGAGAASNRVQVTVAWTDAQNAGQRVVVMSNVPHNAGAVAAPPS, translated from the coding sequence ATGTCAAAGCAAAACGGTTTCAGCCTGATCGAGGTACTGATTTCCGCCGTCATCATCGGCGTTGCGGCAATTGTCCTCGCTCGCTTTCAAGGCGAAATGATGCGTGGCACGATGCTGGCCGGCGAACGCAATGAAGCCGTTTTCCTCGCGCAAACGAAGCTGGAAGAGGCACGGCAGGCGATGCTGCAAACGGCTGGCGCGGTCGCGGCCGGCGCGACAACGGTCACCGGGCGCACGACGTCATTTACGGTGACCACCGCCGTAGGAGCTGGTGCAGCGAGCAATCGTGTCCAGGTCACGGTTGCTTGGACCGATGCGCAGAATGCAGGCCAACGCGTCGTCGTCATGAGCAACGTGCCGCATAACGCGGGCGCAGTGGCCGCACCGCCATCCTGA
- the egtB gene encoding ergothioneine biosynthesis protein EgtB translates to MNAPSMPCRPVTAADWLDRYHRIRAETEALAAPLSPEDQTVQSMPDASPTKWHRAHVSWFFEQFLLQPHLPGYRCFDPRYAFLFNSYYVSVGPRFERPQRGLITRPSAGEVGDYRTHVDRAMTALLGGASDALLHRIAPVLELGLQHEQQHQELICTDILHALSHNPLYPAAREGWRWPVPATASTEAIALRAGAHPVGHRGGGFAFDNETPQHTAWLQDAAVAAQLVSNADWLAFIADGGYTTPALWLSDGWPLAQQWQAPLYWCRIDDVWHSHTLGGLREIDPCLPVCHISYYEADAFARWAGQRLPTEAEWEAAEAGGALGNAFGHVWQWTSSAYSPYPGYRPTTGALGEYNGKFMINQLVLRGSSCVTPRGHARPSYRNFFYPHQRWQFSGLRLAR, encoded by the coding sequence ATGAACGCTCCGAGCATGCCTTGTCGGCCAGTCACGGCGGCGGACTGGCTGGATCGCTACCACCGGATTCGCGCCGAAACCGAAGCACTGGCGGCACCGCTGTCACCCGAAGACCAGACCGTCCAGTCGATGCCCGACGCCAGCCCGACCAAATGGCACCGCGCCCACGTCAGCTGGTTCTTCGAACAATTCCTGCTCCAGCCGCATCTCCCCGGCTACCGCTGCTTCGATCCGCGTTACGCCTTCCTGTTCAATTCCTACTATGTCTCGGTCGGCCCGCGCTTCGAGCGTCCGCAGCGCGGGCTGATCACCCGGCCGTCGGCCGGCGAGGTCGGCGACTACCGCACCCATGTCGACCGGGCCATGACCGCGCTGCTCGGTGGCGCATCCGATGCCTTGCTGCACCGGATCGCGCCGGTGCTCGAGCTGGGATTGCAGCACGAGCAGCAACACCAGGAACTGATCTGTACCGACATCCTCCATGCGCTGTCGCACAATCCGCTGTACCCGGCTGCCCGCGAGGGTTGGCGCTGGCCGGTGCCGGCAACGGCCAGTACGGAAGCCATCGCGCTGCGCGCCGGCGCCCATCCGGTCGGTCATCGCGGCGGTGGCTTTGCCTTCGACAACGAAACGCCGCAGCACACGGCCTGGCTGCAGGATGCGGCCGTCGCCGCACAACTCGTCAGCAACGCCGACTGGCTGGCCTTCATCGCCGACGGCGGCTACACCACGCCGGCGCTGTGGCTCTCCGACGGCTGGCCACTCGCGCAGCAATGGCAGGCGCCGCTGTACTGGTGCCGGATCGACGACGTCTGGCACAGCCACACGCTCGGCGGCCTGCGCGAGATCGACCCGTGCTTGCCGGTCTGCCACATCAGTTACTACGAGGCCGACGCCTTTGCCCGCTGGGCCGGCCAGCGCCTGCCGACCGAGGCCGAATGGGAGGCCGCCGAGGCCGGCGGCGCGCTCGGCAATGCCTTCGGCCACGTCTGGCAGTGGACGAGCAGCGCGTATTCACCCTACCCCGGCTACCGGCCGACGACCGGCGCGCTCGGCGAGTACAACGGCAAGTTCATGATCAACCAGCTGGTGCTGCGCGGCAGCTCGTGCGTGACGCCGCGCGGCCACGCACGGCCGAGCTACCGCAACTTCTTCTACCCGCACCAGCGCTGGCAGTTCAGCGGGCTGCGGCTCGCCCGCTGA
- a CDS encoding c-type cytochrome, giving the protein MPIRLLACLALLAAAPVWSQTPQQLANSKSCMACHSVTQKIVGPGFKQVADRYRGDKAAPAKLAAKIRKGGSGSWGSMVMPPAAVTDAEAQQLANWILSQK; this is encoded by the coding sequence ATGCCGATCCGTCTCCTTGCCTGTCTCGCCCTTTTGGCGGCTGCGCCGGTCTGGTCGCAGACGCCGCAGCAACTGGCCAACAGCAAGAGCTGCATGGCGTGCCACAGCGTGACGCAGAAGATCGTCGGCCCCGGTTTCAAGCAGGTTGCCGACCGCTATCGCGGCGACAAGGCGGCGCCGGCGAAACTGGCGGCGAAGATCCGCAAGGGCGGCTCGGGCAGCTGGGGCAGCATGGTCATGCCGCCGGCCGCAGTGACCGACGCCGAGGCGCAACAGCTGGCCAACTGGATCCTGTCGCAAAAGTAG
- a CDS encoding type IV pilin protein: MKRIQGFTLIELMITIAIIGILAAIALPSYQDYVRKSRRSDGHAMALKIGQQEEKWRANNPAYSKDFSTLNLSATAGTLTLASENGHYTMSVHANNDASCSGDLATDGNRSTAYCIKAVAQGRQSADTTCATMYYKIQNGNTSTTPAACWSR; this comes from the coding sequence ATGAAAAGAATCCAGGGGTTCACCCTGATCGAACTGATGATCACGATCGCGATCATCGGCATCCTCGCGGCCATCGCCCTGCCCAGTTATCAGGATTACGTGCGCAAGAGCCGGCGTAGCGACGGGCATGCAATGGCACTCAAGATCGGCCAGCAGGAAGAGAAGTGGCGCGCCAATAATCCGGCCTACAGCAAGGATTTCTCCACACTGAACTTGAGTGCGACGGCCGGCACGCTGACGCTGGCCAGCGAGAACGGCCATTACACGATGTCGGTTCACGCTAATAATGACGCGAGTTGCAGCGGCGACCTTGCCACCGATGGCAACAGAAGCACCGCCTACTGCATCAAAGCCGTCGCACAGGGACGGCAGTCGGCCGATACCACCTGTGCGACGATGTACTACAAGATTCAGAACGGCAATACCAGCACTACGCCGGCAGCCTGCTGGAGCAGGTGA
- a CDS encoding prepilin-type N-terminal cleavage/methylation domain-containing protein yields the protein MLIRMRRQSGLSLIELMIAMAIGLLLLGAAAAIGLNSLSGSRDGLRSIVLQQELQSVMTIVTRELRRAGYNALSTDDPSDTSRQFRKIWFDAPATGGSNDYTCAVFRYDRAVIPLGGAAPTGAGVVVAGEVTGFHFVQTDTGTPSRSNRLFLLTAAPDIGVSDCDGNGWEALNDPERLKITRFTIVPSTITPSASAVNLVQSVTVTLTGQAGNGPESRTLTETVQLRNLPVPQ from the coding sequence ATGCTGATCCGAATGCGCCGACAGTCGGGCTTGTCATTAATCGAGCTTATGATTGCGATGGCAATCGGGCTGCTACTGCTCGGTGCTGCGGCCGCCATCGGCCTGAACAGCCTGTCCGGCAGCAGGGATGGGCTTCGCAGCATTGTGCTGCAGCAGGAGCTGCAGTCGGTGATGACCATCGTCACCCGAGAATTGCGTCGCGCCGGCTACAACGCGCTGAGCACCGACGATCCGAGTGATACAAGCAGACAGTTCCGCAAGATCTGGTTCGATGCGCCAGCCACGGGCGGTAGCAATGACTATACGTGCGCAGTCTTCCGTTATGACCGCGCCGTCATCCCGCTTGGTGGCGCCGCGCCGACCGGTGCCGGCGTAGTGGTGGCTGGCGAAGTCACAGGGTTCCACTTCGTTCAGACCGACACCGGCACACCGTCACGGAGCAACCGGCTTTTTCTGCTGACTGCCGCCCCCGATATCGGTGTCAGCGACTGCGACGGAAATGGATGGGAAGCACTCAATGATCCGGAACGGCTCAAGATCACCAGATTTACCATCGTGCCCAGTACGATCACCCCCAGCGCAAGCGCTGTGAATCTGGTGCAAAGCGTAACGGTGACGCTGACCGGCCAGGCGGGAAACGGCCCTGAGTCGCGAACGCTGACCGAAACCGTGCAACTCCGAAACCTTCCGGTGCCGCAATAA
- a CDS encoding Crp/Fnr family transcriptional regulator: MEHSLKTFLAQLPIFEDFSDSDLDIVFNAAVKRQLPKGTFLFREGDPGEAMYVLVEGRTRSFTSDNQGKEFVFTIGEPGDVFGEISMLDEEPRSWSTQTEEDSTFLMFTKQDFRTAIDTYPQLKDKLILNLARMIRQLSTTMKNLALLDVYGRVRALFETMIVEIDDVTMISEPLTQQAIADRVGSSREMIARILKELVFGGYVRLENKRIIILQKLPERF; this comes from the coding sequence ATGGAACACTCGCTGAAAACTTTTCTGGCCCAGTTGCCGATTTTCGAAGACTTCTCCGACTCCGACCTCGACATCGTCTTCAACGCCGCGGTCAAACGCCAGCTCCCCAAGGGCACCTTCCTGTTCCGCGAAGGTGATCCGGGCGAAGCGATGTACGTGCTGGTCGAAGGGCGGACCCGTTCGTTCACCAGCGACAACCAGGGCAAGGAGTTCGTCTTCACCATCGGCGAACCCGGCGACGTGTTCGGCGAGATCTCGATGCTCGACGAAGAGCCGCGCTCGTGGTCGACCCAGACCGAGGAAGACTCGACCTTCCTGATGTTCACCAAGCAGGACTTCCGCACCGCGATCGACACCTACCCGCAGCTGAAGGACAAGCTGATCCTCAACCTCGCGCGGATGATCCGCCAGCTGTCGACGACGATGAAGAACCTCGCGCTGCTCGACGTCTACGGCCGCGTGCGCGCGCTGTTCGAGACCATGATCGTCGAAATCGACGACGTCACGATGATCTCCGAACCGCTGACCCAGCAGGCGATCGCCGACCGCGTCGGCTCGTCGCGGGAAATGATCGCGCGCATCCTCAAGGAGCTGGTGTTCGGCGGCTACGTGCGGCTCGAGAACAAGCGCATCATCATCCTGCAGAAGCTGCCAGAGCGCTTCTGA
- a CDS encoding arginine/lysine/ornithine decarboxylase, whose translation MRFYFPVVIIDEDFRSENTSGSGIRELAAAIEAEGMDVIGYTSYGDLTSFAQQQSRAAGFILSIDDEEFGGGTPQETQDALNSLRTFVAEIRRRNPDIPIYLYGETRTARHIPNDVLRELHGFIHMHEDTPEFVARHIIREAKSYLDTLAPPFFRALTHYAQDGSYSWHCPGHSGGVAFLKSPVGQMFHQFFGENMLRADVCNAVDELGQLLDHTGPVAASERNAARIFNCDHLFFVTNGTSTSNKIVWHSTVAPGDIVVVDRNCHKSILHAIMMTGAVPIFLTPTRNHYGIIGPIPRSEFEPESIRKKMLANPFCREKLEANPDVKPRVLTITQSTYDGVMYNVEEIKGLLDGEIETLHFDEAWLPHAAFHDFYGDYHAIGEGRPRCKDSMVFSTQSTHKLLAGLSQASQILVQDAEDNKLDRDIFNEAYLMHTSTSPQYAIIASCDVAAAMMEAPGGTALVEESLAESLEFRRAMRKVDEEYGADWWFKVWGPDDLTDEGLDHRDAWMLKAGEAWHGFGDIAEGFNMLDPIKATILTPGLNVHGEFDESGIPAAIVSKYLAEHGVVIEKTGLYSFFILFTIGITKGRWNTMLTALQQFKDDYDKNTPLWRCLSEFVQQYPQYERVGLKDLCQQIHGIYKARNVARLTTEMYLSDLTPAMKPAKAFSKMAHREIQRVPIDELEGRITAVMFTPYPPGIPLLVPGEVFNTTIVDYVRFVREFNARFPGFETYIHGLVIEDVGGDKRYYVDCVVE comes from the coding sequence ATGCGTTTCTACTTCCCCGTCGTCATCATCGACGAAGACTTCCGCTCCGAAAACACCAGTGGCTCCGGCATCCGCGAGCTTGCCGCGGCGATCGAGGCCGAGGGCATGGATGTCATCGGCTACACGAGCTACGGCGATCTGACCAGTTTCGCGCAGCAGCAGAGCCGCGCGGCCGGTTTCATCCTGTCGATCGACGACGAGGAGTTCGGCGGCGGCACGCCGCAGGAAACCCAGGACGCGCTGAACAGCCTGCGCACCTTCGTCGCCGAGATCCGCCGCCGCAACCCGGACATTCCGATCTATCTGTACGGCGAGACGCGCACCGCGCGCCACATTCCGAACGACGTGCTGCGCGAGCTGCACGGCTTCATCCACATGCACGAGGACACGCCGGAGTTCGTCGCGCGCCACATCATCCGCGAAGCGAAAAGCTACCTCGACACGCTGGCGCCGCCGTTCTTCCGCGCGCTGACGCACTACGCGCAGGACGGCTCGTACTCGTGGCACTGCCCGGGCCACTCGGGCGGCGTGGCGTTCCTGAAGTCGCCGGTCGGCCAGATGTTCCACCAGTTCTTTGGCGAGAACATGCTGCGCGCCGACGTCTGCAATGCCGTCGACGAACTCGGCCAGTTGCTCGACCACACCGGCCCGGTGGCGGCGAGCGAGCGCAACGCCGCGCGCATCTTCAACTGCGACCACCTGTTCTTCGTCACCAACGGTACCAGCACGTCGAACAAGATCGTCTGGCACAGCACCGTTGCACCGGGCGACATCGTCGTGGTCGACCGCAACTGCCACAAGTCGATCCTGCACGCGATCATGATGACCGGTGCGGTGCCGATCTTCCTGACGCCGACGCGCAACCACTACGGCATCATCGGGCCGATTCCGCGCAGCGAATTCGAGCCGGAAAGCATCCGCAAGAAGATGCTCGCCAACCCGTTCTGCCGCGAGAAGCTCGAAGCCAATCCGGATGTGAAGCCGCGCGTGCTGACGATCACCCAGTCGACCTACGACGGCGTGATGTACAACGTCGAGGAAATCAAGGGTCTGCTCGACGGCGAGATCGAGACGCTGCATTTCGACGAGGCCTGGCTGCCACACGCGGCGTTCCATGACTTCTACGGCGACTACCACGCGATCGGCGAGGGCCGGCCGCGCTGCAAGGATTCGATGGTGTTCTCGACCCAGTCGACGCACAAGCTGCTCGCCGGCCTCTCGCAGGCGTCGCAGATCCTGGTGCAGGACGCCGAGGACAACAAGCTCGACCGCGACATCTTCAACGAGGCGTACCTGATGCATACGTCGACGTCGCCGCAGTACGCGATCATCGCCTCGTGCGACGTCGCCGCGGCGATGATGGAAGCACCGGGCGGTACCGCGCTGGTCGAGGAATCGCTGGCCGAGTCGCTGGAGTTCCGCCGCGCGATGCGCAAGGTCGACGAAGAATACGGCGCAGACTGGTGGTTCAAGGTCTGGGGCCCGGACGACCTGACCGACGAAGGCCTGGACCACCGCGACGCGTGGATGCTCAAGGCCGGCGAAGCGTGGCACGGCTTCGGCGACATTGCCGAAGGCTTCAACATGCTCGACCCGATCAAGGCGACGATCCTGACGCCGGGGCTGAACGTGCACGGCGAGTTCGACGAGAGCGGCATCCCGGCCGCCATCGTCAGCAAGTACCTGGCCGAACACGGCGTGGTGATCGAGAAGACCGGCCTGTACTCGTTCTTCATCCTGTTCACCATCGGCATCACCAAGGGCCGCTGGAACACGATGCTGACCGCGCTGCAGCAGTTCAAGGACGATTACGACAAGAACACGCCGCTGTGGCGCTGCCTGTCGGAATTCGTCCAGCAGTATCCGCAGTACGAGCGCGTCGGCCTGAAGGATCTGTGCCAGCAGATCCATGGCATCTACAAGGCGCGCAACGTCGCGCGGCTGACGACCGAGATGTACCTGTCGGACCTGACCCCTGCGATGAAGCCGGCCAAGGCGTTCAGCAAGATGGCGCACCGCGAGATCCAGCGCGTGCCGATCGACGAACTCGAAGGCCGGATCACCGCGGTGATGTTCACGCCCTACCCGCCGGGCATTCCGCTGCTGGTACCGGGCGAGGTGTTCAACACCACCATCGTCGACTACGTGCGCTTCGTGCGCGAATTCAACGCCCGCTTCCCCGGCTTCGAGACCTACATCCACGGCCTAGTGATCGAGGATGTCGGTGGCGACAAGCGCTACTACGTCGATTGCGTGGTCGAGTAA
- a CDS encoding L-threonylcarbamoyladenylate synthase gives MTELDHAVALLREGELVAIPTETVYGLAADAANPAAVAKIFALKGRPSDHPLIVHIAGTAQLDDWATNIPADARRLADAFWPGPLTLILKRQPHVPDAVTGGQDTVGLRAPAHPLAHALLEQFGGGLAAPSANRFGHVSPTTAQHVRDEFGDACPLVLDGGASPVGVESTIVSLVDDTPKLLRPGGVPREAIEAVLGRKLEHHQSNKTAKIRASGLLDSHYAPRTPLILGPLPSLLDEAARRLAAGERVLLLHRSAIGTPTSGIAHQQLAPDAAHFARELYALLRRHDRQHDVLLMEAPPQSPEWLAVNDRLKRAATTRLD, from the coding sequence ATGACCGAACTGGACCACGCCGTTGCGCTGCTGCGCGAGGGCGAGCTTGTCGCCATCCCGACCGAAACGGTCTACGGCCTTGCCGCCGACGCAGCCAATCCGGCGGCCGTCGCGAAGATTTTTGCCCTCAAGGGCCGGCCGAGCGACCACCCGCTGATCGTTCATATTGCAGGTACGGCGCAGCTCGACGACTGGGCGACCAACATCCCCGCCGACGCACGCCGCCTCGCCGACGCGTTCTGGCCGGGACCGCTGACGCTGATCCTCAAACGCCAGCCCCACGTGCCCGACGCCGTCACCGGCGGCCAGGATACCGTCGGCCTGCGCGCACCGGCGCACCCGCTGGCGCACGCGCTGCTCGAACAGTTCGGCGGCGGCCTCGCCGCGCCGTCGGCCAACCGCTTCGGCCACGTCAGCCCGACCACCGCGCAGCACGTGCGCGACGAATTCGGCGATGCCTGCCCGCTGGTGCTCGACGGCGGCGCCAGCCCGGTCGGCGTCGAGTCGACCATCGTCAGCCTCGTCGACGACACCCCCAAGCTGCTGCGCCCCGGTGGCGTCCCCCGCGAGGCGATCGAAGCGGTGCTTGGCCGCAAGCTCGAGCACCACCAGAGCAACAAGACGGCGAAAATCCGTGCCTCCGGCCTGCTCGACTCGCATTACGCCCCGCGGACCCCGCTGATCCTCGGCCCACTGCCCAGCCTGCTCGACGAAGCCGCCCGGCGCCTCGCCGCCGGCGAACGCGTACTGCTGCTGCACCGGAGCGCCATCGGCACACCTACCTCAGGTATCGCGCACCAGCAACTCGCCCCGGATGCCGCGCACTTCGCCCGCGAACTCTACGCGCTGCTGCGCCGCCATGACCGCCAGCACGACGTACTGCTGATGGAAGCGCCACCGCAGTCGCCCGAGTGGCTGGCGGTCAACGACCGGCTCAAGCGCGCAGCAACCACGCGGCTGGATTGA
- a CDS encoding Tfp pilus assembly protein FimT/FimU, translating to MVTLHIQRGFTLIELMATVAVLGILLAIGIPSFTDLLNRKRLESVGNNTLSLIAYAKSEALKRNVDVTLLMTRTSASDWRIRAALPAPAADADGICDADTPCDLRTMAAAEVPSVQLAELSTQFNNTVLDPIRLLPAFPDGTSTARGLTYEIGRYQLRAEMTITGLTRLCIPEGKPGFGGYPAC from the coding sequence ATGGTCACCTTGCACATACAACGCGGATTTACGCTGATCGAATTGATGGCGACCGTGGCCGTATTAGGTATTCTGCTGGCAATCGGCATACCTTCCTTTACCGATTTGTTGAACAGAAAGCGACTTGAATCCGTCGGCAACAACACGCTATCACTGATTGCCTACGCCAAATCGGAAGCGCTGAAGCGCAACGTCGATGTCACCCTGCTGATGACGCGAACCAGCGCCAGCGACTGGCGCATCCGTGCCGCCCTTCCCGCTCCCGCGGCCGATGCCGACGGGATTTGCGATGCCGATACGCCTTGCGACTTGCGCACCATGGCCGCGGCAGAGGTGCCGAGTGTGCAGCTCGCAGAGTTGAGCACACAGTTCAACAACACCGTTCTCGACCCGATTCGCTTACTGCCTGCATTTCCGGACGGTACGAGCACAGCACGGGGATTGACCTATGAGATCGGCCGTTATCAGCTCCGTGCCGAAATGACCATCACCGGCTTGACCCGCCTTTGCATACCTGAGGGCAAACCCGGCTTTGGCGGGTATCCGGCATGCTGA